From a single Miscanthus floridulus cultivar M001 chromosome 8, ASM1932011v1, whole genome shotgun sequence genomic region:
- the LOC136473018 gene encoding WD repeat-containing protein DWA2-like, translated as MQGGSSGIVYGGLKYQARCIADVRADAGSTTFLAGTLSLKEENEVHLIRLSPAESELVCDGLFYHPNEIWDLKSCPFDHRVFSTVYTSGEGYGASVWKIPEVNGQSNSPQLEQLFELSGHTGKTRRVIWWPLGKHDKLISIDDRNIFLWNIDTSNKSAKVISQGSADMLPNLRGGAWDPHNHNSIAAISDSSLQLWDLRSMEKSTAIEHAHIRDVDYNPKKQNIIATAEDEFGIRLWDLRMLKHPLKDLPGHSHWTWAVRHNPEYDELLLSAGTDSTVNLWLAKVSSDDSESDSPSGSPNRQEEPLLNSYTDYEDSIYGIVWSSHDPSLFASLSYDGRIVLESVKPYLQRK; from the exons ATGCAGGGCGGATCCAGCGGCATCGTCTACGGCGGCCTCAAGTACCAG GCGCGGTGTATCGCCGACGTGCGCGCGGACGCCGGCTCGACCACCTTCCTCGCCGGCACCCTCAGCCTCAAGGAGGAGAACGAG GTGCACCTAATCCGGCTTTCGCCGGCGGAGAGCGAGCTGGTGTGCGATGGCCTCTTCTACCACCCCAACGAGATCTGGGACCTCAAATCATGCCCCTTCGATCACAGGGTCTTCTCCACAGTCTACACGTCTG GTGAGGGCTACGGTGCGTCAGTTTGGAAAATCCCAGAGGTTAATGGGCAATCAAACTCACCTCAACTTGAGCAGCTCTTTGAGCTTAGTGGGCATACGGGCAAGACTAGACG TGTGATTTGGTGGCCACTTGGAAAGCATGATAAACTAATTAGCATTGATGACCGAAATATTTTTCTTTGGAACATAGACACGTCAAATAAATCAGCTAAG GTGATCTCACAGGGATCAGCTGACATGCTTCCAAATTTACGTGGTGGAGCTTGGGATCCACACAATCATAATTCAATTGCTGCAATATCTGATTCATCACTTCAGTTGTGGGATCTACGTTCTATGGA AAAATCAACTGCAATTGAACATGCACATATACGGGATGTGGATTATAACCCCAAGAAGCAAAACATTATT GCAACAGCAGAAGACGAATTTGGAATTCGCTTGTGGGATCTCAGAATGCTTAAGCATCCTCTAAAAGATCTCCCTGGGCACTCACATTG GACATGGGCTGTTCGGCACAATCCTGAGTATGACGAGCTGCTTCTG AGTGCTGGAACAGATTCAACTGTAAATTTATGGTTGGCTAAAGTTAGCAGTGACGATTCTGAATCTGATAg CCCTTCTGGTTCACCCAATAGGCAAGAAGAACCATTACTGAACTCATATACTGACTACGAAGACAGCATCTATG GTATTGTATGGAGCtcccatgatccatcattattcgCTTCTTTGTCTTATGATGGAAGG ATTGTCTTGGAATCAGTCAAGCCCTACTTGCAGAGAAAATGA